A genomic segment from bacterium encodes:
- a CDS encoding sodium/proline symporter, translated as MNPLVVGLIIYSVLILGVGGWAARRNRTLDDYLLADRKLGPWVAAFSERASGESAWLLVGLPAVAWASGLTALWVGVGCCAGIAFSWFVVARRLREETERVGAITLADWFAARFPDPGHALRITATVIILFFFTFYVAAQFLAAGKVLNYYLNIPPLAGMAIGAVLILFYTAAGGLLAVAWTDLVQGIIMLVTLAVLPLAVLAELGGFGGLHERLAALGGTYLALAPGASGWAAASAVAGSLAIGLGYMGQPHLVLRFMAITSGAEVAKGRVIAIAWALIAFGGAILIGITGVAFFGPDIVGEGGLIADSEQLMPMMARHFMPSGLAVLMITGAIAAMMSTADSQLLASASAISEDIYRRLIRPDASQARLVAIGRWATLGVGLVGFLLAWRAQDLVFNMVLYAWAGLGAAFGPPLLLSLYWRRTSRAGVLAGFVSGTVVVVAWYNVAPLKAALYEMIPGFAAALVATVAFSLLKPDTEQPIQPREG; from the coding sequence TTGAATCCCCTCGTCGTCGGACTGATCATCTACAGCGTGCTGATCCTCGGGGTCGGCGGCTGGGCCGCCCGGCGCAACCGCACCCTCGACGACTACCTGCTGGCCGACCGCAAGCTGGGCCCCTGGGTGGCGGCCTTCAGCGAGCGGGCCAGCGGCGAGTCGGCCTGGCTGCTGGTGGGCCTGCCGGCGGTGGCCTGGGCCTCGGGCCTGACCGCCCTCTGGGTGGGCGTGGGCTGCTGCGCGGGGATCGCCTTCAGCTGGTTCGTGGTGGCCCGCCGGCTGCGCGAGGAGACCGAGCGCGTGGGCGCCATCACCCTGGCCGACTGGTTCGCCGCCCGCTTCCCCGACCCGGGCCACGCCCTGCGCATCACCGCCACGGTGATCATCCTCTTCTTCTTCACCTTCTACGTGGCGGCCCAGTTCCTCGCCGCGGGCAAGGTGCTGAACTACTACCTGAACATCCCGCCCCTGGCCGGCATGGCCATCGGCGCCGTGCTCATCCTCTTCTACACCGCGGCCGGCGGCCTGCTCGCGGTGGCCTGGACCGACCTGGTCCAGGGCATCATCATGCTCGTCACCCTGGCCGTGCTGCCCCTGGCCGTGCTGGCCGAACTGGGCGGCTTCGGCGGCCTGCACGAGCGCCTGGCCGCCCTCGGCGGCACCTACCTGGCCCTGGCGCCCGGCGCCTCGGGCTGGGCGGCCGCCAGCGCGGTGGCCGGCAGCCTGGCCATCGGCCTGGGCTACATGGGCCAGCCCCACCTGGTGCTGCGCTTCATGGCCATCACCTCGGGCGCCGAGGTGGCCAAGGGCCGCGTCATCGCCATCGCCTGGGCGCTGATCGCCTTCGGCGGGGCCATCCTCATCGGCATCACCGGCGTGGCCTTCTTCGGGCCGGACATCGTGGGCGAGGGCGGCCTGATCGCCGACTCCGAGCAGCTCATGCCCATGATGGCCCGCCACTTCATGCCCTCCGGGCTGGCGGTGCTCATGATCACGGGCGCCATCGCGGCCATGATGTCCACCGCCGACAGCCAATTGCTTGCATCGGCGAGCGCCATCAGCGAGGATATCTACCGACGGCTGATCCGGCCCGACGCCTCCCAGGCGCGCCTGGTGGCCATCGGGCGCTGGGCCACCCTGGGCGTGGGCCTGGTCGGCTTCCTGCTGGCGTGGCGGGCCCAGGATCTGGTCTTCAACATGGTGCTGTACGCCTGGGCCGGCCTGGGGGCCGCCTTCGGCCCGCCGCTGCTGCTGTCCCTGTACTGGCGCCGCACCAGCCGCGCGGGGGTCCTGGCGGGCTTCGTCAGCGGAACCGTGGTCGTCGTGGCCTGGTACAACGTCGCGCCGCTCAAGGCGGCCCTCTACGAGATGATTCCCGGCTTCGCGGCCGCCCTGGTCGCGACCGTGGCCTTCAGCCTGCTCAAGCCGGACACCGAGCAGCCGATCCAACCCAGGGAAGGGTGA
- a CDS encoding methyltransferase domain-containing protein yields the protein MSQSPDNATTPPPHLAGGMPARAGQLILTRRVRLVTPHLPAPCGHLVDFGCGNGAQTLLFAGRAERLTGVDVEPAFLAELARDAAAAGLADRVAGRALVDGRIPLDDASADAVTSFTVLEHVPDERAALAEMRRVLKPGGVLVVSVPNRWWVFETHGCDLPLLPWNRVPLVSWWPRALHDRWARARIYRLREIADLVAAAGFTVEKRFRMTAPMDMIGNEKLRRLVRTTLFRTDLAALPVQATENFVVARKTQAP from the coding sequence TTGTCCCAGTCGCCCGACAACGCCACGACGCCGCCGCCCCATCTGGCCGGCGGCATGCCCGCCCGGGCGGGGCAGCTCATCCTGACGCGCCGCGTGCGCCTGGTGACGCCCCACCTGCCGGCGCCGTGCGGCCACCTGGTCGACTTCGGCTGCGGCAACGGGGCCCAGACCCTGCTCTTCGCGGGGCGGGCGGAGCGCCTCACCGGCGTCGACGTGGAGCCGGCCTTCCTGGCCGAGTTGGCCCGGGACGCCGCCGCCGCCGGCCTGGCCGACCGGGTCGCGGGGCGGGCCCTGGTCGACGGGCGCATCCCCCTGGACGACGCCAGCGCCGACGCCGTGACCTCGTTCACCGTGCTCGAGCACGTGCCCGACGAGCGTGCGGCCCTGGCCGAGATGCGCCGGGTGCTGAAACCGGGCGGGGTGCTCGTGGTGTCGGTGCCCAACCGCTGGTGGGTCTTCGAGACCCACGGCTGCGACCTGCCCCTGCTGCCCTGGAACCGGGTGCCGCTGGTGAGCTGGTGGCCCCGGGCCCTGCACGACCGCTGGGCCCGGGCCCGCATCTACCGGCTGCGGGAGATCGCGGACCTGGTCGCGGCGGCGGGATTCACGGTGGAAAAGCGGTTCCGCATGACGGCGCCCATGGATATGATCGGCAACGAGAAGCTGCGCCGCCTGGTCCGGACGACCCTGTTCCGGACCGATCTGGCGGCGCTCCCGGTGCAGGCCACGGAGAACTTCGTGGTCGCGCGCAAAACCCAGGCCCCCTAG
- a CDS encoding S9 family peptidase: MAIGNQSPRGVKAVLLMSTILTLLAGCGGDRPEPPVARVEPHSMTIHGDTRVDDYYWLNQRDNPEVIAYLEAENAYLDAMMKDTATLQHTLFEEMKGRIKKDDSSVPYEKDGYWYYSRYVPGGEYALHCRRPGAMEAAEEVLLDGNAMGRDEGYFSLRGVSVSPDTKQLVYGVDTQGRRLYTLHFKNLETGELAPERIPGSTGNVVWANDNQTVFYGRQDPETLRSYQIWRHAVGSDPAGDTLVYQEDDDTFSCYVRRSRSDRYLYIISDQTLSSEVRLLEADDPFGEFRVFQPRQRDVEYHISHQGDRFLVHTNLHAPNFRLMECGLQETWLANWREVVPHRTDVLLEDVDAFTDWLVLTERRDGLSHLRIVPMDGAPDHDLDFGEPTWSVWSSFNPNMDTDVLRFGYESLTTPTTTYAYDMRTREKTVLKQEEVLGGFDAGDYVAEYLHAPARDGVQVPISLVRRKDTPVDGTAPLLLYAYGSYGLSSDAGFDSGRLSLLDRGFIYAIAHIRGGQEMGRWWYEDGKLLKKMNTFTDFIDCGHYLVDRQYARPDGLFAYGGSAGGLLMGAIVNLDPDLWAGVTAAVPFVDVVTTMLDESIPLTTGEFDEWGNPKEKVSYDYMLSYSPYDQVGAHAYPPLLVTTGLHDSQVQYFEPAKWVAKLRAKKTDTNPLLFKTNMEAGHGGKSGRFRRLEEKALMYAFFLDLAGRN, from the coding sequence ATGGCGATCGGCAACCAGTCCCCGCGCGGGGTGAAGGCGGTCCTGTTGATGAGTACGATCCTGACCCTGCTGGCCGGCTGCGGCGGCGACCGGCCCGAGCCGCCGGTGGCCCGGGTCGAACCCCACAGCATGACCATCCACGGCGACACCCGCGTCGACGACTACTACTGGCTGAACCAGCGGGACAATCCCGAGGTGATCGCCTACCTGGAAGCCGAGAACGCCTACCTCGACGCCATGATGAAGGACACCGCGACCCTGCAGCACACCCTCTTCGAGGAGATGAAGGGACGCATCAAGAAGGACGACAGCTCGGTCCCCTACGAGAAGGACGGGTACTGGTACTACAGCCGCTACGTGCCCGGCGGCGAGTACGCCCTGCACTGCCGGCGCCCCGGCGCCATGGAGGCGGCGGAGGAGGTGCTGCTCGACGGCAACGCCATGGGCCGGGACGAGGGCTACTTCTCCCTGCGCGGCGTGAGCGTGAGCCCGGACACGAAGCAGCTCGTCTACGGCGTGGACACCCAGGGCCGGCGCCTCTACACCCTGCACTTCAAGAACCTCGAGACGGGTGAACTGGCCCCCGAGCGCATTCCCGGCAGCACGGGCAACGTGGTGTGGGCCAACGACAACCAGACGGTGTTCTACGGCCGCCAGGACCCCGAGACCCTGCGCTCGTACCAGATCTGGCGCCACGCCGTGGGCAGCGACCCCGCGGGCGACACCCTCGTCTACCAGGAGGACGACGACACCTTCTCCTGCTACGTGAGGCGCTCGCGCTCGGACCGGTACCTGTACATCATCAGCGACCAGACCCTGAGCTCGGAAGTGCGCCTGCTCGAGGCCGACGATCCGTTCGGCGAGTTCCGCGTCTTCCAGCCGCGGCAGCGCGACGTGGAATACCACATCAGCCACCAGGGCGACCGCTTCCTCGTGCACACGAACCTGCACGCGCCCAACTTCCGCCTCATGGAGTGCGGCCTGCAGGAGACCTGGCTGGCCAACTGGCGCGAAGTGGTGCCCCATCGCACCGACGTGCTCCTGGAGGACGTGGACGCCTTCACCGACTGGCTCGTGCTGACCGAGCGGCGCGACGGCCTGAGCCACCTGCGCATCGTGCCCATGGATGGCGCGCCGGACCACGACCTGGACTTCGGCGAGCCGACCTGGTCGGTGTGGTCGTCGTTCAACCCGAACATGGACACCGACGTGCTCCGCTTCGGCTACGAGTCGCTGACGACCCCGACCACCACCTACGCCTACGACATGCGCACGCGCGAGAAGACGGTGCTGAAGCAGGAAGAGGTCCTCGGCGGCTTCGACGCCGGCGACTACGTGGCCGAGTACCTGCACGCCCCGGCCCGCGACGGGGTCCAGGTGCCCATCTCCCTGGTGCGGCGCAAGGACACGCCCGTCGACGGCACGGCCCCGCTGCTGCTCTACGCCTACGGCAGCTACGGCCTGAGCTCGGACGCCGGCTTCGACAGCGGGCGCCTGAGCCTGCTGGACCGCGGCTTCATCTACGCCATCGCCCACATCCGCGGCGGCCAGGAGATGGGCCGCTGGTGGTACGAGGACGGCAAGCTGCTCAAGAAGATGAACACCTTCACCGACTTCATCGACTGCGGCCACTACCTGGTGGACCGCCAGTACGCCCGCCCCGACGGCCTCTTCGCCTACGGCGGCTCGGCCGGCGGCCTGCTCATGGGCGCGATCGTGAACCTGGACCCGGACCTGTGGGCCGGCGTCACCGCCGCGGTGCCCTTCGTGGACGTGGTGACGACCATGCTCGACGAGTCGATCCCCCTGACCACGGGCGAGTTCGACGAGTGGGGCAACCCGAAGGAGAAGGTCTCCTACGACTACATGCTGAGCTACTCGCCCTACGACCAGGTGGGCGCCCACGCCTACCCGCCCCTGCTGGTGACGACCGGCCTGCACGACAGCCAGGTGCAGTACTTCGAGCCGGCCAAGTGGGTGGCCAAGCTGCGCGCGAAGAAGACCGACACCAACCCGCTGCTCTTCAAGACCAACATGGAGGCGGGCCACGGCGGCAAGAGCGGCCGCTTCCGCCGCCTCGAGGAGAAGGCGCTGATGTACGCGTTCTTCCTGGACCTGGCCGGCAGGAACTGA
- a CDS encoding HAD-IA family hydrolase produces the protein MPKVAAIIFDLDGTLVASGRDIARSANHVREALGLPALPEATARSYVGDGVVRLLERTLGHDSATGRTGAAGRAVTPDELRRGLDLFAAHYADHLLDTTRPYPGVPETLAALAHVPLLVATNKPRGFTDAILAGCGLDGVFARVVGGDEPPARKPDPAHLAMATAGLGLEPARVVMVGDSPNDVNAARAFGCVSVGCTFGLVERAVVLASRPDHVIDAFGELPAVLADGQGS, from the coding sequence ATGCCGAAGGTCGCCGCGATCATCTTCGACCTCGACGGCACGCTGGTGGCGTCGGGCCGGGACATCGCCCGCTCGGCCAACCACGTGCGCGAGGCCCTGGGCCTGCCGGCGCTGCCCGAGGCGACGGCCCGCTCCTACGTGGGCGACGGCGTGGTGCGGCTGCTCGAGCGCACCCTCGGCCACGACAGCGCCACCGGCCGGACGGGTGCGGCGGGCCGGGCGGTGACGCCCGACGAACTGCGCCGCGGTCTCGACCTCTTCGCCGCCCACTACGCCGACCACCTCCTCGACACGACGCGACCCTACCCCGGCGTGCCCGAGACCCTGGCCGCCCTGGCCCACGTGCCCCTGCTCGTGGCCACCAACAAGCCGCGGGGCTTCACCGACGCCATCCTGGCGGGCTGCGGCCTGGACGGGGTGTTCGCCCGGGTCGTGGGCGGCGACGAACCGCCGGCCCGCAAGCCCGACCCGGCCCACCTGGCCATGGCCACGGCGGGGCTGGGCCTCGAACCGGCCCGCGTGGTCATGGTGGGCGACAGCCCCAACGACGTGAACGCGGCGCGGGCCTTCGGCTGCGTCTCGGTGGGCTGCACCTTCGGCCTGGTCGAGCGCGCGGTCGTCCTGGCCAGCCGGCCCGACCACGTGATCGACGCCTTCGGCGAACTGCCGGCGGTGCTGGCGGACGGGCAGGGGAGCTGA
- a CDS encoding carbohydrate binding family 9 domain-containing protein: MQNPPLTSSARPRAAAGLALCALLLAAGAASAQRADHHPAWEAVRFPELTTRPARGPIAIDGVLDDAGWEGLTPALNFVEHQPGDQTRPPVDTEVWVTYNDEFLYIAWQCFDDPARVRATFTERDRIWNDDYVILALDTFASQGWAYEIAANPYGIQGDLLWSAGHGEDMTYDLVYYTSGRITDTGWVVEMAIPWTGLRFPDQPEQVWRVDFWRNHPREVRGQYSWGEYDRDDDCWPCNWGTLRGITGVRPGSGLEILPSFVASQASRRDEDTGEFANGDLKGEPGVGVKYGIGPTTTAEATVNPDFSQVESDAAQIDVNSTFALFYPEKRPFFQEGSDLWNTWFNVVYTRSINQPLWAAKATGRPGASNFAVMTAQDEASPYIIPFAEESVLLEAGRSWSTLGRYQRTLGSQSHAGAIFTDRRHEGGGSGTTFGGDTRLRLTQNASIELQVLGSYTEEPDAPALTADLDGETFDGGKHTRSFDGETFWGQAAYASFERYGRHYSLDFDYWGRSPTYRAENGFEPRNDQHQTTLWNSYTFYLDDHPLFDRVGVSAHAGRVWNFDGLKKDEWLGGAIWTRLRWAQTYIELEHMDSNELFHDVQFDGIFLNEIDFQLNPAEVINGGGSYSYGHRIARGDLVMGKETNYSGWVNLKPVSRLVWENSFSYIRSTSVDDGQRLFAGYVARSRLNLQLSREWSARVVLQYNDFANSWDADPLLTWRLNPFSIFYVGSTRNYGEFSPDPGFEEEKWRLMARTYFMKIQYLFQI; this comes from the coding sequence TTGCAGAATCCGCCCCTGACCTCGTCCGCGCGGCCACGCGCCGCCGCCGGCCTCGCCCTGTGCGCCCTGCTGCTCGCCGCCGGCGCGGCCTCGGCCCAGCGGGCCGACCACCACCCGGCCTGGGAGGCGGTGCGCTTCCCCGAACTCACCACCCGCCCCGCCCGCGGCCCCATCGCCATCGACGGCGTGCTGGACGACGCCGGCTGGGAGGGCCTCACCCCCGCCCTGAACTTCGTCGAGCACCAGCCCGGCGACCAGACCCGCCCCCCGGTCGACACCGAGGTGTGGGTCACCTACAACGACGAGTTCCTCTACATCGCCTGGCAGTGCTTCGACGATCCGGCCCGGGTGCGCGCCACCTTCACCGAGCGCGACCGCATCTGGAACGACGACTACGTGATCCTCGCGCTGGACACCTTCGCCAGCCAGGGCTGGGCCTACGAGATCGCGGCCAACCCCTACGGCATCCAGGGCGACCTGCTCTGGTCGGCGGGCCACGGCGAGGACATGACCTACGACCTGGTCTACTACACCAGCGGCCGCATCACCGACACGGGCTGGGTGGTCGAGATGGCCATCCCCTGGACGGGGCTGCGCTTCCCGGACCAGCCGGAGCAGGTGTGGCGCGTCGACTTCTGGCGCAACCATCCCCGCGAGGTGCGCGGCCAGTATTCGTGGGGCGAATACGACCGCGACGACGACTGCTGGCCCTGCAACTGGGGCACCCTGCGCGGCATCACGGGCGTGCGGCCGGGCAGCGGCCTGGAGATCCTTCCCTCGTTCGTGGCCAGCCAGGCCAGCCGGCGCGACGAGGACACCGGCGAGTTCGCGAACGGCGACCTGAAGGGCGAGCCGGGCGTGGGCGTGAAGTACGGCATCGGGCCCACCACCACGGCCGAGGCCACGGTGAATCCCGACTTCAGCCAGGTCGAGTCCGACGCGGCCCAGATCGACGTCAACTCCACCTTCGCCCTCTTCTACCCGGAGAAGCGCCCCTTCTTCCAGGAGGGCAGCGACCTGTGGAACACCTGGTTCAACGTGGTCTACACCCGTTCCATCAACCAGCCCCTGTGGGCGGCCAAGGCCACCGGCCGGCCCGGCGCCTCGAACTTCGCCGTGATGACGGCCCAGGACGAGGCATCGCCCTACATCATCCCCTTCGCCGAGGAGAGCGTGCTGCTCGAGGCGGGGCGCAGCTGGTCGACCCTCGGCCGCTACCAGCGCACCCTGGGGTCCCAGTCCCACGCCGGCGCCATCTTCACCGACCGGCGCCACGAAGGCGGCGGCTCGGGCACCACCTTCGGCGGCGACACGCGGCTGCGCCTGACCCAGAACGCGTCCATCGAACTGCAGGTCCTGGGCAGCTACACCGAGGAGCCCGACGCCCCCGCGCTCACCGCCGACCTCGACGGCGAGACCTTCGACGGCGGCAAGCACACCCGGAGCTTCGACGGCGAGACCTTCTGGGGCCAGGCCGCCTACGCCAGCTTCGAACGCTACGGCCGCCACTACAGCCTCGACTTCGACTATTGGGGCCGCAGCCCCACCTACCGGGCCGAGAACGGCTTCGAGCCCCGCAACGACCAGCACCAGACGACGCTGTGGAACAGCTACACCTTCTACCTGGACGACCACCCGCTCTTCGACCGGGTCGGCGTCAGCGCCCACGCCGGCCGGGTGTGGAACTTCGACGGCCTGAAGAAGGACGAGTGGCTGGGCGGCGCCATCTGGACCCGCCTGCGCTGGGCCCAGACCTACATCGAACTGGAGCACATGGACAGCAACGAGCTCTTCCACGACGTCCAGTTCGACGGCATCTTCCTCAACGAGATCGACTTCCAGCTGAATCCGGCCGAGGTGATCAACGGCGGCGGCAGCTACTCGTACGGCCATCGCATCGCCCGGGGCGACCTGGTCATGGGCAAGGAGACGAACTACTCGGGGTGGGTGAACCTCAAGCCCGTCAGCCGGCTGGTCTGGGAGAACAGCTTCAGCTACATCCGCTCCACGTCGGTCGACGACGGTCAGCGGCTGTTCGCGGGCTACGTGGCCCGCTCGCGGCTGAACCTGCAGCTGAGCCGGGAGTGGTCGGCGCGCGTGGTGCTGCAGTACAACGACTTCGCCAACAGCTGGGACGCCGACCCCCTGCTCACCTGGCGCCTGAACCCGTTCTCGATCTTCTACGTGGGCTCCACGCGGAACTACGGCGAGTTCAGCCCCGACCCGGGCTTCGAGGAGGAGAAGTGGCGCCTGATGGCCCGCACCTACTTCATGAAGATCCAGTACCTGTTCCAGATCTAG
- a CDS encoding SPOR domain-containing protein, with protein MTGKKQGLLKDGTRRRNAGRGGGMPRIMWLAILVCIVGAVFLFRTQSADVPAGIGEQQTVVTAPDVESNLSDAPIHSGDVDIAGESTTLVPEEGAGQKPTAAAAAADTPVPTPDTTPPAPATTTPAATATPATTPTQKPSAQVVPLELGPYVVQVGSFGNADNADREAERLQAKGWDARVKVGNTSDGTIIYRVRIGYFPSRADAETFIKQNRTLMPGAIAQHR; from the coding sequence ATGACAGGCAAGAAACAGGGACTGCTGAAGGACGGAACCCGCCGCCGCAACGCCGGCCGCGGGGGCGGCATGCCGCGCATCATGTGGCTGGCCATCCTCGTGTGCATCGTGGGCGCGGTGTTCCTGTTCCGCACCCAGAGCGCCGACGTGCCCGCGGGCATCGGCGAACAGCAGACCGTGGTCACCGCCCCAGACGTCGAATCGAACCTGTCCGATGCGCCCATCCATTCGGGCGACGTGGACATCGCCGGCGAGTCCACGACCCTCGTGCCCGAGGAGGGCGCCGGCCAGAAGCCCACGGCCGCCGCCGCCGCGGCCGACACGCCGGTGCCGACCCCGGACACCACCCCGCCCGCCCCCGCGACGACGACGCCGGCCGCCACCGCGACGCCCGCCACGACCCCGACCCAGAAGCCCAGCGCGCAGGTCGTGCCCCTCGAGCTCGGCCCCTACGTGGTGCAGGTCGGTTCCTTCGGCAACGCCGACAACGCCGACCGCGAGGCCGAGCGTCTCCAGGCCAAGGGCTGGGACGCCCGCGTGAAGGTCGGCAACACCTCGGACGGCACCATCATCTACCGCGTGCGCATCGGCTACTTCCCGTCGCGCGCCGACGCCGAGACCTTCATCAAGCAGAACCGGACCCTCATGCCGGGCGCCATCGCCCAGCACCGTTGA
- a CDS encoding redox-sensing transcriptional repressor Rex, which yields MRKNRKSCDVPDATIHRLPLYLEKLKMLQAIGVEDVSSRQLAESLDIKASQLRHDFHYFGGFSRPGRPYQVEKLVPALEKIIGISVPQPTAIIGAGHLGQALANYQNLDLQGFPVKGIFDTNPKLVGVEMRGCPVRDMDELETVIQAEKIKIAILTVPAAQAQGVTDRLVGAGIIGIFNFAPTDLKVPEGVAVRNERLAVGIMSLSFKVKCILQAQEMYNSGPESI from the coding sequence GTGAGGAAGAACCGGAAGAGTTGCGATGTCCCCGATGCCACGATCCATCGGCTCCCCCTCTATCTCGAGAAGCTGAAGATGCTCCAGGCCATCGGCGTGGAGGACGTTTCGAGCCGCCAGCTGGCCGAGTCGCTGGACATCAAGGCCAGCCAGCTGCGCCACGATTTCCACTACTTCGGTGGCTTCAGCCGCCCCGGGCGCCCGTATCAGGTGGAGAAGCTGGTGCCGGCCCTCGAGAAGATCATCGGCATCTCCGTGCCCCAGCCGACGGCCATCATCGGCGCCGGGCACCTGGGCCAGGCCCTGGCCAACTACCAGAACCTCGATCTGCAGGGTTTCCCGGTGAAGGGCATCTTCGACACCAACCCGAAGCTGGTCGGGGTCGAGATGCGGGGCTGCCCCGTGCGCGACATGGACGAACTCGAAACGGTGATCCAGGCCGAGAAGATCAAGATCGCCATCCTCACGGTGCCCGCCGCCCAGGCCCAGGGTGTGACCGACCGCCTCGTCGGCGCCGGCATCATCGGCATCTTCAACTTCGCCCCGACCGACCTGAAGGTCCCCGAGGGCGTGGCCGTGCGCAACGAGCGGCTCGCCGTGGGCATCATGTCGCTCAGTTTCAAGGTGAAGTGCATCCTGCAGGCCCAGGAGATGTACAACTCGGGCCCCGAGTCGATCTGA
- a CDS encoding ketoacyl-ACP synthase III, with product MRQAVITGTGYFVPDNVVTNDDLTRLMDTSDAWIVERSGIRERRWLRRDADGRTEMTGSEMGAAAARAALDRAGVAPGDVDQVIFATLNPDLFFPGNGVFVEDLLGLQTAGAMDIRNQCTGFVYGLAAADGFIRAGTADTVLVIGAEVQSTALNATTAGRDVAVLFGDGAGAAVVQAREGTDRGVLASVLHSQGRFARDLCVVAPEATVAGRVTPAMLDAGLHFPHMNGPLVFKHATRRFGEAIAAVLAKGGVAPDDVALVIPHQANQRITDAVAARLGFGPEKVYANIARYGNTTAASIPIALAEAVAEGRVREGDLVVLVAFGSGFTWGANLLRW from the coding sequence ATGCGCCAGGCCGTGATCACCGGCACCGGGTACTTCGTGCCCGACAACGTCGTGACCAACGACGACCTGACCCGCCTGATGGACACCAGCGACGCCTGGATCGTCGAGCGCAGCGGCATCCGCGAACGGCGCTGGCTGCGGCGCGACGCCGACGGCCGCACCGAGATGACCGGCAGCGAGATGGGCGCCGCCGCGGCGCGCGCGGCCCTGGACCGGGCGGGGGTCGCCCCGGGCGACGTCGACCAGGTCATCTTCGCGACCCTGAACCCGGACCTCTTCTTCCCCGGCAACGGCGTCTTCGTCGAGGACCTGCTCGGCCTGCAGACCGCCGGCGCCATGGACATCCGCAACCAGTGCACGGGCTTCGTGTACGGGCTGGCCGCCGCCGACGGCTTCATCAGGGCGGGCACCGCCGACACGGTGCTGGTGATCGGCGCCGAGGTCCAGAGCACCGCCCTGAACGCGACGACCGCCGGCCGCGACGTGGCCGTGCTGTTCGGCGACGGGGCCGGCGCCGCCGTGGTCCAGGCCCGCGAGGGCACCGACCGCGGCGTGCTCGCCTCGGTGCTGCACAGCCAGGGGCGCTTCGCCCGCGACCTGTGCGTGGTGGCGCCCGAGGCCACGGTCGCGGGACGCGTCACCCCGGCCATGCTCGACGCCGGCCTGCACTTCCCCCACATGAACGGCCCGCTCGTCTTCAAGCACGCCACCCGGCGCTTCGGCGAGGCCATCGCCGCGGTGCTGGCGAAGGGGGGCGTCGCGCCGGACGACGTGGCCCTCGTCATTCCCCACCAGGCCAACCAGCGCATCACCGACGCGGTCGCCGCCCGCCTCGGGTTCGGCCCGGAGAAGGTCTACGCGAACATCGCACGCTACGGCAACACGACGGCCGCCTCGATCCCCATCGCCCTGGCCGAGGCCGTGGCCGAGGGGCGCGTGCGGGAGGGCGACCTGGTGGTGCTGGTGGCGTTCGGCTCCGGGTTCACCTGGGGCGCCAACCTGCTGCGCTGGTAG
- a CDS encoding ZIP family metal transporter, with product MTPPQWFVDCGPVLQALAATIFTWGVTALGAAVVYVFNTVNRKLLDAMLGFAAGIMIAASFWSLLNPAIAMAEAQGQNAVLAAVVGFLAGGAFLYLVDKSLPHLHLGFPTEEAEGPSTSWHRSVLLVLAITLHNIPEGLAVGVAFGAVAVGVPEASLGAAMALALGIGIQNFPEGLAVAAPLRREGWSRTKSFMYGQASGIVEPIAGVIGAAAVIWMQPILPYALSFAAGAMIYVVVEELIPESQLEKNTDLATISAMVGFAVMMSLDVALG from the coding sequence GTGACCCCACCCCAATGGTTCGTCGATTGCGGCCCCGTGCTGCAGGCCCTGGCCGCCACCATCTTCACCTGGGGGGTGACGGCCCTCGGCGCCGCGGTGGTGTACGTCTTCAATACGGTCAACCGCAAGCTGCTCGACGCCATGCTCGGCTTCGCGGCCGGCATCATGATCGCGGCCAGCTTCTGGTCGCTGCTGAATCCGGCCATCGCCATGGCCGAGGCCCAGGGCCAGAACGCGGTGCTCGCGGCGGTGGTGGGCTTCCTGGCCGGCGGCGCCTTCCTCTACCTCGTCGACAAGAGCCTGCCCCACCTGCACCTGGGCTTCCCCACGGAGGAGGCCGAAGGCCCCTCGACGAGCTGGCACCGCTCGGTGCTGCTGGTGCTCGCCATCACCCTGCACAACATTCCCGAGGGCCTGGCCGTGGGCGTGGCCTTCGGCGCCGTGGCGGTGGGCGTGCCCGAGGCGAGCCTGGGCGCGGCCATGGCCCTGGCCCTGGGCATCGGCATCCAGAACTTCCCGGAGGGGCTGGCCGTGGCGGCGCCCCTGCGGCGCGAGGGCTGGTCGCGCACCAAGAGCTTCATGTACGGCCAGGCGTCGGGCATCGTCGAGCCCATCGCCGGCGTCATCGGCGCCGCGGCCGTGATCTGGATGCAGCCGATCCTGCCCTACGCCCTGAGCTTCGCCGCCGGGGCCATGATCTACGTGGTGGTCGAGGAGCTCATCCCCGAGTCGCAGCTCGAGAAGAACACCGATCTGGCCACCATCAGCGCCATGGTCGGCTTCGCGGTGATGATGTCCCTCGACGTGGCCCTGGGCTGA